A segment of the Chitinivibrio alkaliphilus ACht1 genome:
GTTCATACCTGTGCGCCAAAAAGGTGAAGAGCACTTCCATCTCCTCACGGGTATACTGCACATATCCGATATCATCAATAAGCACAGCATCAAATTTATCCATCTTCTTTAGCGCTCTTTCAACCTCCAGTTCTTTCTTTGCATTCAAAAGCTCTTCTACAAGCCTTCTACAGAGCTTTTGTCAAATGTTGTGTAGGGCTCCTTCCATAAAAATAGTTATGCTGCTTTTTTCACCTCCAATCCATCCTTGTATTTTCGTCCCTCTAAAACATGTGGAATGAGTTTGTATCCCAAGACTCTCTGCCATCGTTTTTGAGCAGATTCAAGTAGCTTAAAGACCATTGCAAATGTCGTTGCAGCCGTCCCCATTCCCCGTGTACTGTTTGTTCTTAATCGTACTGTGGCAAAGGTCGATTCAATAGGATTAGTGGATCTTATATGCTTCCAGTGTTCTCGCGGATAGCTATAGAACTGAAGCAATACATCACTGCCTTTCATCAGACATTCAACCCC
Coding sequences within it:
- a CDS encoding transposase, producing the protein GVECLMKGSDVLLQFYSYPREHWKHIRSTNPIESTFATVRLRTNSTRGMGTAATTFAMVFKLLESAQKRWQRVLGYKLIPHVLEGRKYKDGLEVKKAA